In Desulfomonile tiedjei DSM 6799, a genomic segment contains:
- a CDS encoding Prokaryotic membrane lipoprotein lipid attachment site has translation MKKWLVLALALIMISGCSTKKIWKWIDEMEWERDDQTIRIMDFLPK, from the coding sequence ATGAAAAAATGGCTCGTTCTTGCCCTTGCACTGATCATGATTTCCGGCTGTTCCACAAAAAAGATATGGAAGTGGATTGACGAAATGGAATGGGAGAGAGACGATCAGACCATACGGATTATGGACTTCTTGCCGAAATAA